In the genome of Acidobacteriota bacterium, the window GACGACGATTTATGATCCGGCGACGACGCGCACCGATTCGGCGGGCAACGTCATCCGCGATCCTTTCCCGAACAATATCATTCCGGATAACCGGATCAGCCCGATTGCCAAAAAGCTGCTGGCCTTCCTGAACAAACCGAACGCTGGCCCAGCGCCCGGTGCGGCGAATTACTTCCTGGGGCAGGTGCCCAACCTGATTTTCAACGAGGTGCGCATCAAAACCACGCACGCTTTTGATACCAAGGTCAATTACAACATCAGTGAAAAGAACGTCTTGTCTTATCGCTTCAGCTATCAACGTCCTGAAGTTTTCGATCCGGGCACGTATGGTATTTATGGTGGCCCGACCAACGGTGGTTTTGCCGGAACCGGTACACAGAACACCATCAGCACTGCGGGAAATTACACCCGCACGTTCAGTCCGACGTTGATCTTGGAAGCGCGCTTTGGCGTGAGCTGGTATCACAACGTGGCGATCTCGCAGGCCGCCGGGTTGAAGACTTCCAGCGAAATCGGTATTCCGAATGTCAATACGGACTCTTTCTCGGATGGCCTGACACAGATCAATATCAGCGGCTTTTCGGGGCCAGTGCTCGGTTTTTCTAACAGCCTGCCATGGGATCGCGGCGAAAAGACCTACATCGGTTCGGCCATCCTGACCAAACTGTGGGGAAATCACTCGTTCAAGTTCGGCGAAGAAATTCGTCACAATCGCGATTTCCTGCTGCAGATTCAAGACAATGGTGGCGTGCGCGGCCATTTCGATTTTAACGGCAATCGCACGGCGACCTCGGCTGACACCAAGGCGCAAGCCGGAATTGCCAACGCCTTCGCATCTTTCCTGCTCGATCTGCCGAACAGCGTCGGGCGCGACATCAAGGTGATTGACCAACCCGGCACGCAGCATTACGCAGCGTTCAGTTTCGCTCAGGACACCTGGCAGATGACGCAAAAACTGACGCTGATTTTGGGACTGCGCCACGAATACTACCAGCCGCTGGTCGGCATTGTGGACAAGGGCGGACTGTCGAATTACCTTCCGGACAACAACACTGCGATTGTCGCCGGTTATGGCGATATCCCGCAAAATGTCCGCGTCAAAGGCGCGCCGTGGCGGAATTTTGCGCCGCGTTTGGGCGCTGCCTACCGCCTCAGCGACAAGACGGTGATTCGCGCCGGATTCGGAACCAGCATCGTGCCTTTCCCGGACAACAGCTACGCCTTCAACTTCCCCGTCAAACAGAACAACCAGTTCAACGCGCCCAATGCCTTTGCGCCTGCCGGGTCAATGGCGGCGGGCTTTCCGGCGCCAATCGTTTTCGCCATTCCGTCGAATGGAATCATTGACGGCAACAACTCGGTCTTGAAAAACTCCGGGGTGTATTACGCACCGCCGGACCTGCGCGAAGCAAAGCTCCATTCCTACAATGTGGCGTTCCAACGGCAAATGTTGTGGGGCATCACGGCGGAGGCCGCCTATGTGGGCAACTACGGGCAAGACGTGATTTTTGTCCTTGATTTGAATGCCGCCAATCAATTGGGAAAAGCGACGGTGGCCAGTGACAACCCGGCGCGCCCATACTTCAGCTCCTACGGGCGCACAGCCTCGATCACCACCAGGGTTCGGAAATCAACCACCTATAATTCGCTCCAGGTCAAAGTGGACAAACGGTTCTCGCATGGCCTGCTGTTTACGAGCAATTACACGCTCGGGCGATCTATTGATTACGCGGGCGGTGACCAGGGCACCATCAGCACTCCCGCCGACGTCGAATTGAGCCGAGGCCGTTCCGACTTCGACCGGACGCACTCCTTCACTTCCAGCTTCGTTTGGCAACTCCCCTTCGCTCAGAAACTGCACGGCCCTGCCAAATGGGCGCTCGACGGTTGGCAATTCACCGGCATTCTCGACGCTCGCACGGGCACGCCGCTGGATTTCACCACCACCGGTGTGCTGTTGCATGCGCCGGGTAATACCCAACGCGCGAACGCCACCGGGACGCCAAAGGTTAATGGAGCGGGCATCCGAACAGGCGAGCTTTATTTCGATACGTCGGTTTTCTCCACGCCGACCGCGACGTTGACCGGGACGTCTGACCCGAACCTGAAGTACGCCCCGTTTGGCAACGTCAAACGCAACAGCCTGATCAACGGACCGGGTTACTGGAACCTTGACAGCTCGATTTTCAAGAAGATGAAGTTCACTGAGCGGATTGGCGGAGAAATCCGGGCAGATATTTTCAACATTCTGAATCACCCTAATCCAGCCAACCCGAGCGCAGGATTGACCAGCACGACTTTCGGTCAAATTACGGGGATTTCCAGTTCAGCGCGGTTGGTTCGTTTAGGCGCAAGAGTAACCTTCTAACTTTCGTAATTCCTGATTGGTGGTCGGTTTGCCAAACCGGGGTCTTACGACTGGTTCGGCAAGCAGGCCGCCAATCAAATTTTTCTTGGGAGACAATCAATGAGCAATCAATCAGTGGAACGCAGAGATTTCATCAAACAGGCTGCGACAACGGCGACCGTCGCGGCCTTCACTGCGGCTTCGTATTCCAAAGTGCTCGGCGCGAATGATCGCGTGCGATTGGGCATCATTGGCCCCGGCGCGCGCGGCCAGGAAACGATGAAGTATTTTCTGGAAGCGCCGAACACAGAGTTCGTCGCCGCCGCCGACGTGTACACCCGCCGGTTGGACGAAGTGAAACGATTTGGCGCGGGTATCAAAGGCTTCGGTGATCATCGCAAGATGCTGGAATCGAAAGACGTGGATGCGGTGATTGTGTCTTCGCCGCTGCATTGCCATGCGCGGCATTTTCAAGATGCGCTGGCGGCGGGCAAGGACCTGTACGGCGAAAAAACGATGACCTGGTCCATCGAAGAAGCCGAAGCCTGTCTGGCCGCCGCGAAGAAAAATCCGAAACGCGTCATCGGCATCGGCCAGCAACACAACAGCGCGGGGTATTTCGTGGACGCGCGCAAGTGGGTCAAAGACGGTCTGGTCGGCAAAGTCGCGCAGGTCGAATCGTGGATGAGCCGCAACACGCCGCACGGCAAGGGGCAGTGGGTGCGTCCGATTCCCGAAGATTGCACCGCGCAAAACGTCAACTGGAAAGCTTTTTTGAATGGCCGTCCGGATCGTCCGTTTGACGCCAACAAATTTATCAACTGGCGGTTGTGGTGGGAATTTTCAGGCGGCAACATCACCGAAAACATGGTTCACCAGATTGGCTGGATCATCGGCGTGCTGGATTTGGGCGTGCCGACTTCGGCGTACATGTCCGGCGGCGTCTTTTCTGAAAAAGACGGACGAGAAGTGCCGGATACCATCTCCGTGATCTTGGATTACCCGAACGAATTGACCGTCGCGTGGCAATCCACGTTCAGCAACAGCCGTTTCGGTTTGGGCATTCGCATTCTGGGATCGGACGGCACGATTGAATGGTTGGCCGGAACCACGGATATGGTCAGCGGCAAATCCGCCAGCGGTTGGAGCTACGCGCCGGAAAAACTCAATCGTCCCAATGGCGAAGCGATCAAGGGCGATGCCAAAGGCGACAACCATTACATCAACTTCGTCGAATGCGTGCGTTCGCGCAAAACGCCGAACACGCCGGTTGAAATCGGTTACCGTTCGGCCATCGCCGCGCACATGGCGAATCTGTCTTATCGCCGCAAAGAAAAGGTGACGCTGGACACGGCGCACCAATCCGCGCATAGATAGTAAGCAGAGAAATCGCTGCGGAATTTACGATCTGCGCTGTTGGTGACAAACCTGCGGCGCAGATTTTTGTTATATGGTTCAAGCTCCAACCGAGACAGCCTTTCCCGGTTTCACAACCGGCAGCGAACGCCTGGAAAGCAACTCTAAGAACTCGAATGCGTATGCAGGTGTGAAATCGTTTTTGAGCAGCGCCGCGCACCATTGCCGATGAAATCCCTTTCGCGTCAAGGGACGCGCCACCAGCTTGCCGGATTCAATCTCTCTAGCCACAGCCCACCGCGCCAAAGTACTGATCCCCAAACCTGCCCTGACCATTTCGACGACCGCCTCGGTCAATTGCACTTCGCTGATGCGCGCAGGCTTGACGCCAGCCGGCGCCAGGATTTTGTTATAAAGGGTGCTTTCGCTGGGTGGGGTATAGAGAAACAGATTCTGGTCAGCAAAGTCCCTGGCTGAAATATAAGGCCGCACGGCGAGCGGGTGGTGCGGAGCCATAACCACGACAATCTCATCTTGAAAGAGTGGTTTGTAAACCAATCGCTTGTCGCGTTCGGTGGAGGAGATGACGGCAAAATCCAGTTTGCCGTCGAGCAATGCTTGAATCGGACGCCGCGTCGCTTCGAGGATGATCTTCACTTCGACCTTCGGAAATTTTCGATGGAACTCTTTCAACATTTCCGGCAGCCAGTGGTAGCAGGTGTAACACTCGGTGCTGATGCGCAAAGTCCCGTGATCGCCTGCGGCAATTTGCGCGATGTCGTCTTCAGCGCGCTTCAATTCGTCCAGCACTTGTTGCGCCGATTGCAAAAGCCGTTCACCAGCCTGCGTCAGAATCATGCGTTTGTTGACGCGATTGAACAAAGAAACTCCCAACCGCTCTTCAATATCGCGTAACTGATGGCTGAGCGCCGATTGCGTCAGATGCAATCTCTCGCCCGCCTTGGTCACGCTTCTTTCTTCCGAAACCGCCACAATCAACTTCAGGTGTCGCGTCTCGAACATCGTTATGAATCCTTTCGCCTGGAAATATGAATGAGGATAGATCATCAAAATGATGAAAACAATGAGTTGGTTTAATTTATGAATGATCCGTATCCTCCGCCAATGCAGAAACGAACCAAGGAGACTCAAGTATGGATAATCTGAAATACCCCATTGGGGAATTTGTCCCCCAAGCCGAGTTTGCTGCAACAAAACGCCAGGGCTTGATCCGAAGCATCGCCGAAGCACCTGCCAGATTACGCGAAGCGATCAGCGGTTTGTCATCTGACCAACTTGACACGCCCTATCGCCCGGAAGGATGGACAGTACGACAAACAGTGAATCACGTCGCCGACAGTCACCTGAACGGGTACATCCGATTCAAATTTGCGCTGACCGAACCTGAACCGATGATCAGGCCTTATGAAGAAAAATTGTGGGCGGAATTGGAAGACGGGCGGAACACGGATCCTGCGATTTCACTGGCTTTGCTGGACGCATTGCACCAGCGTTGGACGACACTTCTCGGTTCATTGAAACCGGAAGATTTCGCGCGCATAACACGCCATCCACAACGCCCCGATTGGGGAGCATTCCCGCTTGATCTGTTGCTTGGACTCTACGAATGGCACGGGCGTCACCATACGGCGCACATCACTCGATTGAGTCAGCGGATGGGATGGTAACAGGGTCTATTCATTTTCAGCCAGACCACGGAGTTCACTGAGAATAAATCGTCTCGTCATATCCCTCAGTGTTCTCTGTGTGCTCTGTGTGCTCTGTGTGCTCTGTGGCAAACCACAAAGAATGAATGGACCTTGGGATGGCAATAACGGGAAGGAGAGTTCATGTTACGCGATCTACGATTTGCTATCCGTTCGTTGCTGAAGCGTCCGGGTTTCAGTCTGGTCATTGTCGTGACGCTCGCGCTGGGGATTGGCGCAAATACGGCGATTTTCAGTGTTGTCAATGCGGTCCTGTTGTCGCCGCTGCCCTATAAACAGCCGGAGCGATTGTTTGCGGTCTGGGCCAAAAACGAAAAACGAAACCTGACACAACAACCGGTCTCTTACCTGAATTACCTCGACTGGAAAGAGCAGAACCAGGTCTTCGAACATCTGGCCGCAGTTCGCGCTGAATCGCTCAACCTGACTGACCAGGCCGAACCGGAACGGATCAATGGCGTTCGGATCACGGTCAACATTCTTTCACTGCTTGGGATCAAACCCGCCCTGGGACGTGATTTTCTTCCCGAAGAAGGTCAGCCGGAAAAGTCTGCGGTCGCACTGGTCAGTTACGGATTGTGGCAGCGGCGTTATGGCGGCGATCCGAATTTGATCGGGCAGACGCTGACGTTGGATGCGAAACCGTATACCGTCATCGGCATTCTTCCGCCGGGAGTGAAATATCCGGGATTGATGCTGCCACCCACCGGAGCGGAAATCTGGATTCCGTTTATCGTTTCGCCCAGTCAAAACTTGCGCGGATTTGCCAATCTGCGACTTGTCGGACGGCTGAAGGCGGGAGTTGCACTTGAACAAGCGCAAACGGAGATGGATGTCATTGCCCGCCGCCTGGAACAGCAATACCCGCAAGACAACACCAATCTGGGAATTGGCGTGGTCTCGTTGCAGGAGCAATTGGTCGGAAATGTACGGCTGGCGCTGATGATTTTGCTGGGTGCGGTTGGACTGGTGCTGCTGATTGCTTGTGTCAACGTAGCGAATTTGATGCTGGCCCGCGCGGCAGGGCGAAAAGCAGAGACGGCGCTTCGCGCGGCGCTGGGAGCCAGTAGATGGCAGTTGAGCAAACAATTGCTGACGGAATGTTTGACACTCAGCTTGACTGGTGGAACCGTCGGGGTGTTGCTGGCTTATGTTGGAGTGGAGTGGGTGAAAACATTGAATGTCGCCAGTCTGCCGCGTTTGGACGAGATCAGCATCAACCCCAAAGTTCTTGGCTTTAC includes:
- a CDS encoding TonB-dependent receptor — encoded protein: MRSIVQRLAPMFLLGVMFSVSHAQAVKGSLLGTILDANGAAAAGATVTLTETRTNISATTTTNSDGNYSFPNLKDGVYRVEASQKGFKKVVRENVVVAVNTTVRVDLNMQVGDVSESVTVTADAAPLLQTDRADTGRLLESKQVSELPLGFNRNFQGLLVTVPGASRPTRPHSQFFNSQDSLESKVNGQSRLSNNFQIEGVDDNEKTGLLQVLIPAADAIETVSVATSNFDAEFGRAGGAVSSVTLKSGTNDIHGSAFLFGNNNNGWLQAGDFFTHGTAPTHYRQAGGTIGGPIKKNKLFYFGDYQYTTDALGAVQQHTAPYAEWYGGDFSKAATTIYDPATTRTDSAGNVIRDPFPNNIIPDNRISPIAKKLLAFLNKPNAGPAPGAANYFLGQVPNLIFNEVRIKTTHAFDTKVNYNISEKNVLSYRFSYQRPEVFDPGTYGIYGGPTNGGFAGTGTQNTISTAGNYTRTFSPTLILEARFGVSWYHNVAISQAAGLKTSSEIGIPNVNTDSFSDGLTQINISGFSGPVLGFSNSLPWDRGEKTYIGSAILTKLWGNHSFKFGEEIRHNRDFLLQIQDNGGVRGHFDFNGNRTATSADTKAQAGIANAFASFLLDLPNSVGRDIKVIDQPGTQHYAAFSFAQDTWQMTQKLTLILGLRHEYYQPLVGIVDKGGLSNYLPDNNTAIVAGYGDIPQNVRVKGAPWRNFAPRLGAAYRLSDKTVIRAGFGTSIVPFPDNSYAFNFPVKQNNQFNAPNAFAPAGSMAAGFPAPIVFAIPSNGIIDGNNSVLKNSGVYYAPPDLREAKLHSYNVAFQRQMLWGITAEAAYVGNYGQDVIFVLDLNAANQLGKATVASDNPARPYFSSYGRTASITTRVRKSTTYNSLQVKVDKRFSHGLLFTSNYTLGRSIDYAGGDQGTISTPADVELSRGRSDFDRTHSFTSSFVWQLPFAQKLHGPAKWALDGWQFTGILDARTGTPLDFTTTGVLLHAPGNTQRANATGTPKVNGAGIRTGELYFDTSVFSTPTATLTGTSDPNLKYAPFGNVKRNSLINGPGYWNLDSSIFKKMKFTERIGGEIRADIFNILNHPNPANPSAGLTSTTFGQITGISSSARLVRLGARVTF
- a CDS encoding Gfo/Idh/MocA family oxidoreductase produces the protein MSNQSVERRDFIKQAATTATVAAFTAASYSKVLGANDRVRLGIIGPGARGQETMKYFLEAPNTEFVAAADVYTRRLDEVKRFGAGIKGFGDHRKMLESKDVDAVIVSSPLHCHARHFQDALAAGKDLYGEKTMTWSIEEAEACLAAAKKNPKRVIGIGQQHNSAGYFVDARKWVKDGLVGKVAQVESWMSRNTPHGKGQWVRPIPEDCTAQNVNWKAFLNGRPDRPFDANKFINWRLWWEFSGGNITENMVHQIGWIIGVLDLGVPTSAYMSGGVFSEKDGREVPDTISVILDYPNELTVAWQSTFSNSRFGLGIRILGSDGTIEWLAGTTDMVSGKSASGWSYAPEKLNRPNGEAIKGDAKGDNHYINFVECVRSRKTPNTPVEIGYRSAIAAHMANLSYRRKEKVTLDTAHQSAHR
- a CDS encoding LysR family transcriptional regulator, which codes for MFETRHLKLIVAVSEERSVTKAGERLHLTQSALSHQLRDIEERLGVSLFNRVNKRMILTQAGERLLQSAQQVLDELKRAEDDIAQIAAGDHGTLRISTECYTCYHWLPEMLKEFHRKFPKVEVKIILEATRRPIQALLDGKLDFAVISSTERDKRLVYKPLFQDEIVVVMAPHHPLAVRPYISARDFADQNLFLYTPPSESTLYNKILAPAGVKPARISEVQLTEAVVEMVRAGLGISTLARWAVAREIESGKLVARPLTRKGFHRQWCAALLKNDFTPAYAFEFLELLSRRSLPVVKPGKAVSVGA
- the bstA gene encoding bacillithiol transferase BstA, whose protein sequence is MDNLKYPIGEFVPQAEFAATKRQGLIRSIAEAPARLREAISGLSSDQLDTPYRPEGWTVRQTVNHVADSHLNGYIRFKFALTEPEPMIRPYEEKLWAELEDGRNTDPAISLALLDALHQRWTTLLGSLKPEDFARITRHPQRPDWGAFPLDLLLGLYEWHGRHHTAHITRLSQRMGW
- a CDS encoding ABC transporter permease is translated as MLRDLRFAIRSLLKRPGFSLVIVVTLALGIGANTAIFSVVNAVLLSPLPYKQPERLFAVWAKNEKRNLTQQPVSYLNYLDWKEQNQVFEHLAAVRAESLNLTDQAEPERINGVRITVNILSLLGIKPALGRDFLPEEGQPEKSAVALVSYGLWQRRYGGDPNLIGQTLTLDAKPYTVIGILPPGVKYPGLMLPPTGAEIWIPFIVSPSQNLRGFANLRLVGRLKAGVALEQAQTEMDVIARRLEQQYPQDNTNLGIGVVSLQEQLVGNVRLALMILLGAVGLVLLIACVNVANLMLARAAGRKAETALRAALGASRWQLSKQLLTECLTLSLTGGTVGVLLAYVGVEWVKTLNVASLPRLDEISINPKVLGFTFLVATFTGLIFGLLPALQFSRVELTENLKEGRKGAAGGALHGRWLRALVVAEIALAMILLAGAGLLLRSFRLVTEVDPGFNPQNVLTLSAPLPQTNYRDQQQQLAFYETALARLNALPGVASASATFRVPLVGLATVTFTAEGKPVPVGNEPTADYRTISFDYFRTMGIALRNGREFTERDKADAPDAVIINEELARRFFPNED